CCAGCAACACGCGCCGCTTGAAGCCCCCCGAAAGCTGCGCGAACTGGGCGTCGGCCGGCAGATGCATGCGCGTCAGCAGGGCCTCGACTTCCACCCGCGTGGTCCACGCACCGGCTTCTTCCAGCGCCTGTTGCAGGCTTTCCAGGTGCGCTCCGTCGGCGCCCGCCTCAAGCGCCGCGTGGTAGTCGTCCAGCAGCTGGCCGCGCGTCCCCAGCCCGCTGCTGACAACGGAATAGACACTGCCGGTGATGTCACGCGGCACATCCTGTGGCAACTGCGCCACACGCAGCCCGTCACGGCGTTCCACTTCGCCGTCGTCGGGCGTGAGCGTGCCGGCCAGCAGCTTGAGGAGAGTCGACTTGCCGGCGCCATTGCGGCCGACCAGGCACACCCGTTCGCCCTCGTCGACCACCAGGTTGACCCGCTCCAGCACCGGATCGTGGCTGTAGTGGACGGTGGCCGCGCGAAGCGTGATCAGCATGGTGATTGAACGGTCATTCGGTTGGACTTGTCTGGGGCCGGTATCTGCGTCAGCATGGGGCGTCGCCGGTTGTTATCAAGGAAGGAGAACACGATGACCTTGCCAGGCGGGTTTGACGATCTTGAATGCTGGGTCGCGGAGTGGGCCATTGGGGAGGAGGCGGCGCGTAACCGCAAGCGCCTCGCATCGTCGCTGGACCAGCTGCAGGCGTACTACAACGCGTTGCTACCCCGCATGGACGCCATTATCCCGCACCTGAACCAGTATTCGCTGGATGCCCTGGCACCGGCCGAACAAACACTGCTGGAAATGGCGCTGATGTTCATGGAGGTGGCGCCAGCGGTGGAGATATACAAGCACCCGGATGTGCCGTGGGGCTTCGTTGCCGAGCGTTTTCATATTCTGCCCGCGTAAGTTTTCCGCGTTGTCTGCGGTGGTTCGCCTGGAGGAGATTTCGTCATGAACAAGCCCGATTTCGACACTCTGCACCCGTATGTGCGCCAGTATTCGGACCTTGGCACCGGACCGGTACCGGTGATGCCGGTGGTCTCGCCCGAGTATTTCGAGCGCGAGCGAGAAACCATTTTCAAGAAGATGTGGCTGAACCTCGGCCGGGTGGAGGACATTCCGAATCCGGGCGATTACGTGGTCAGGGACATCGCCATCCTGAAGGCGTCGATCATCCTGGTACGTGGCGATGACGACCAGGTGCGTGCCTTTCACAACGTGTGCCGGCACCGCGGCAACCAGTTGGTGCAGGGCAGCGGCAACGCCAAGGGTTTTTCCTGCGGCTTTCACGGCTGGACTTACGACACACAGGGACAGTGCGTGTTCGTGCCCGACGAAGAAGTTTTTTTCAATCTCGACCGCAGCCAGACCGGCCTGTCGCCGGTGCGTTGCGAGACCTTCGCCGGGTTTGTGTTCGTGACGGTTAATCCGAGCGCCGTGCCGCTGGTCGAGTATCTGGGCGGGTTCGGCCAGCAGATCGGTGATTTCCCATTCCAAACCATGCAGCGCATGCACACCCTGAAGGCCGACGTGAACTGCAACTGGAAAGTGTTCATCGACGCCTTTCAGGAGTCCTACCACGGGCGTTTTGTGCACCGGCTGACCGCCGCTGCCGCCGGCTGTGTGGACGACGATCCCTACGCCCACCTGACCTCGGTGCGCCTGTACGGCCCGCACCGTTCGGCCTCGGTGCCGTTTAACCCCGAGTACCAGCCCACGCCGGCCGAGGCGCTGTCGTTCAAGTATGCGCAGTCGCTGTGGCTGCACGAAGGTAACGCCGGCGCGCAGCGTGTGCCTGGCACCAACCCGGCCGGTCACCCGAACTGGCTGTTCGACATCAACGTGTGTTTTCCGAATTTCTTCGTCGACGTGTCCAGCAGTTGGTTCTTCACCTACCACTTCTGGCCGGTGGCGGTGGACCGCACGCACTGGGAGTACAATTTCTACATGCTGCCGCCGCAAAACGCCGGAGAGCGCATCAGCCGCGAGTACTCCAAGCTGTACCTGCGCGACCTGCTGCGCGAGGACCTGTCCACCGTGGAAACCACCCAGGCGGGCCTGTCATCCGGTGCCATCGAGCACATGATCCTGTCGGACCAGGAAGTCGCCGTGCGCCACCAGTACAAGGTAGTCGACGATATGGTGAACGGGCGCTGGGTCGGTTAGCCGACACCACCGGCGTGGCGGCCCGGAATCAGTTGTCCGGGCCAAAGTGGTCGACGCGCATGGACAGGTCGACCGCGTGCAGGTGCTTGGTGAGCGAGCCCACCGAGATGAAATCCACGCCGGTGGCGGCAATGGCCTTGAGTGCCTCGATTCCGACGCCGCCGCTGGCCTCCAGCGTGGCGCGGTTGGCGACCAGTTTGACCGCCTCACGCATGAGGCCGAGCGAAAAATTGTCCAGCAGGATTTGCTTGACGCCGGCAGCGAGCGCCGAGCGTAGCTGATCGAGGTTTTCCACCTCCACTTCGATTGGTATATCGC
This window of the Immundisolibacter sp. genome carries:
- a CDS encoding aromatic ring-hydroxylating dioxygenase subunit alpha — encoded protein: MNKPDFDTLHPYVRQYSDLGTGPVPVMPVVSPEYFERERETIFKKMWLNLGRVEDIPNPGDYVVRDIAILKASIILVRGDDDQVRAFHNVCRHRGNQLVQGSGNAKGFSCGFHGWTYDTQGQCVFVPDEEVFFNLDRSQTGLSPVRCETFAGFVFVTVNPSAVPLVEYLGGFGQQIGDFPFQTMQRMHTLKADVNCNWKVFIDAFQESYHGRFVHRLTAAAAGCVDDDPYAHLTSVRLYGPHRSASVPFNPEYQPTPAEALSFKYAQSLWLHEGNAGAQRVPGTNPAGHPNWLFDINVCFPNFFVDVSSSWFFTYHFWPVAVDRTHWEYNFYMLPPQNAGERISREYSKLYLRDLLREDLSTVETTQAGLSSGAIEHMILSDQEVAVRHQYKVVDDMVNGRWVG